Proteins encoded together in one Helicobacter pylori window:
- a CDS encoding prohibitin family protein, translating to MPIDLNEHLKKKNSQRETPTPNTPNDGGRFIPPSNSFNSKKLSVLIVIVLLGVIAFLAKPFEVISSGEIGIKITAGKYEPTPLQPGIHFFVPIIQDILIVDTRIRNINFSRTEDMGVAGKNQGIFRNDAINVMDSRGLTVSIELTVQYRLNPQTTPQTIATYGLSWEQKIINPVVRDVVRSVVGRYPAEDLPIKRNEIAALINSGINKEVSKLPNTPVELSSIQLREIVLPAKIKEQIEKVQIARQESERVKYEVERSKQEAQKQAALAKGEADANRIKAQGVADAIVIEAKAKSQANLSISQSLSDKLLRLRQIEVQGQFNEALKTNNNAQIMLTPGGAVPNIWIDTKSKVKSSVAETKEP from the coding sequence ATGCCCATTGATTTGAACGAACATTTAAAAAAGAAAAATTCTCAAAGAGAAACCCCCACGCCTAATACGCCTAATGATGGGGGGCGTTTCATCCCGCCGTCTAATTCTTTTAATTCTAAAAAACTATCGGTTTTAATTGTCATTGTCCTTTTAGGCGTTATCGCTTTTTTGGCCAAGCCTTTTGAAGTGATTAGTTCAGGAGAAATTGGCATTAAAATCACCGCCGGGAAATACGAACCCACCCCCTTACAGCCAGGAATCCACTTTTTTGTGCCTATCATTCAAGACATTCTCATTGTAGATACAAGGATTAGAAATATCAATTTTTCACGCACCGAAGACATGGGCGTGGCGGGTAAAAACCAAGGGATTTTTAGAAACGACGCTATTAATGTGATGGATAGTAGGGGCTTGACCGTTTCTATTGAACTCACCGTGCAATACCGCCTAAACCCTCAAACCACCCCCCAAACGATCGCTACTTATGGCTTATCTTGGGAGCAAAAAATCATCAACCCTGTGGTGCGCGATGTAGTGCGCTCTGTCGTGGGGCGCTACCCGGCTGAAGATTTACCCATTAAGCGCAACGAAATCGCCGCTCTTATCAATAGCGGTATCAATAAAGAAGTTTCTAAGCTCCCCAACACCCCTGTGGAATTAAGCTCTATCCAATTGAGAGAAATCGTCTTGCCCGCTAAGATTAAAGAGCAAATTGAAAAAGTCCAAATCGCGCGCCAAGAATCAGAAAGGGTGAAATATGAGGTGGAGCGCTCTAAACAAGAAGCTCAAAAACAAGCCGCTCTGGCTAAAGGGGAAGCGGACGCTAACAGGATTAAGGCTCAGGGCGTGGCTGATGCGATCGTGATTGAGGCTAAGGCAAAATCTCAAGCCAATTTAAGCATTTCACAAAGTTTGAGCGACAAACTTTTAAGACTGCGCCAAATTGAAGTTCAAGGCCAGTTTAATGAAGCGTTAAAAACGAACAACAACGCTCAAATCATGCTCACTCCAGGTGGGGCTGTGCCTAACATTTGGATTGACACTAAAAGTAAGGTTAAATCTAGCGTTGCCGAGACTAAAGAGCCTTAA
- a CDS encoding ABC transporter permease encodes MSSLFKMRILSFKKNKRAVFSLYLFIALLALSLLAPLWVNDRPLFIYKDNKAYFPMFKNYAEVEFGGDFFTPTDYNDPYVKNTLLKDAFIIHVLIPYSYDTIIMDLDSPAPTPPSFKHLLGTDDQARDVLARLVYGYRVSLVFGILLTLFSVLIGVSLGAFQGYYGGLIDLVGQRLSEIWSAIPMLFLLIVISSAFNSNFWIILFLVLLFSWMGLSQVVRTEFLKARNMDYTKAARALGVNDLKIIFYHVLPNALVATITYIPFLMAASISTLVSLDFLGFGMPIGSASLGELVNQGKDNLTTPHLAVVAFVAISLLLSVLVFIGEGVRDAFNANMLK; translated from the coding sequence GTGAGCAGTTTGTTTAAAATGCGCATTCTTAGTTTCAAAAAGAATAAGCGGGCGGTGTTTTCGCTCTATCTTTTTATCGCTTTATTAGCGCTTTCTCTTTTAGCCCCCTTGTGGGTGAATGATCGCCCTTTATTCATCTATAAAGACAATAAAGCGTATTTCCCCATGTTTAAAAATTATGCGGAAGTGGAGTTTGGAGGCGATTTTTTCACCCCTACGGATTATAACGATCCTTATGTGAAAAACACGCTTTTAAAAGACGCTTTCATCATCCATGTGCTCATCCCTTATAGCTATGATACGATCATTATGGATTTAGACTCGCCTGCCCCCACCCCCCCAAGCTTCAAACACCTTTTAGGCACAGACGATCAAGCCAGAGACGTGTTAGCTAGGCTTGTTTATGGCTATCGTGTTTCGTTAGTGTTTGGGATTTTACTCACCCTTTTTAGCGTTCTTATTGGCGTGAGTTTGGGAGCGTTTCAGGGGTATTATGGAGGGTTAATAGATTTAGTGGGGCAAAGGTTGAGCGAGATTTGGAGTGCCATTCCCATGCTTTTTTTACTCATTGTAATTTCTAGCGCGTTCAATTCTAATTTTTGGATCATCTTGTTTTTAGTCTTGCTCTTTAGCTGGATGGGGCTTTCTCAAGTCGTGCGCACGGAATTTTTAAAAGCAAGGAATATGGACTACACCAAAGCCGCTAGAGCGCTTGGGGTGAATGATTTAAAAATCATTTTCTACCATGTGTTACCCAACGCTTTAGTGGCAACGATCACTTACATTCCTTTTTTAATGGCGGCTAGCATTTCCACTTTAGTGTCTTTAGATTTCTTGGGTTTTGGCATGCCTATAGGGAGCGCGAGTTTGGGCGAATTGGTCAATCAAGGCAAGGATAACCTCACTACGCCTCATTTAGCGGTTGTAGCCTTTGTAGCCATCAGTTTGTTGCTTTCTGTTTTGGTGTTCATTGGCGAAGGGGTGCGCGATGCTTTCAACGCTAACATGCTCAAATAA
- a CDS encoding ABC transporter ATP-binding protein — MLEIKNLNCVLNAHFSLQNINISLSYGERVAIVGESGSGKSSIANLIMRLNPRFKPHNGEILFETTNLLKESEAFMQHLRGNIIAYIAQDPLSSLNPLHKIGKQMSEAYFLHHKNASQTLLKEQVLNAMKQVQLDEKFLDRYPYELSGGQRQRVCIAMGIINVPKLLICDEPTTALDAQIQNQILDLLKQLSVEKNIALLFISHDLKAVKRLADRVYVLKKGEIVETNSTKELFNDPKHEYSKLLIQASNLPAKNLKALDETLLEVKDFSVYYLQKRFFRSSLKKPLIASVDFSLKAKENIGIIGESGSGKSSLALGLLKLALNSGEEKILGQSVGLLNSKAFKPYRKILQMVFQDPYASLNPRLSIQSILIEALRFAYPKASQQEWYHLAELCLEEVCLNPELLDFYAYELSGGERQRVAIARAIALKPKIILLDEPTSALDKSIQKSVLELLLNLQEKQDLSYLFISHDLDVIKAFCDRVLVVSEGKIVETGAIEEVFDNPKHAYTKRLLESRL, encoded by the coding sequence ATGCTAGAAATCAAGAATTTAAACTGCGTTTTAAACGCGCATTTTTCGCTCCAAAACATCAATATTTCTTTAAGTTATGGTGAAAGGGTGGCGATCGTGGGCGAGAGCGGGAGCGGTAAAAGCTCTATCGCTAATCTCATCATGCGTTTAAACCCTAGATTCAAGCCTCATAATGGCGAAATCCTGTTTGAAACAACCAATCTTTTAAAGGAAAGCGAAGCGTTCATGCAGCATTTAAGGGGGAATATTATCGCTTACATCGCTCAAGACCCCCTATCCAGCCTAAACCCCTTGCATAAAATCGGCAAGCAAATGAGTGAAGCCTATTTCTTACACCATAAAAACGCTTCTCAAACGCTCCTTAAAGAACAAGTTTTAAACGCCATGAAACAAGTCCAATTAGATGAAAAATTTTTGGATCGTTACCCTTATGAATTGAGCGGAGGGCAACGCCAAAGGGTGTGTATCGCTATGGGGATCATTAATGTGCCCAAACTGCTCATTTGCGATGAGCCTACCACCGCGCTAGATGCACAAATCCAAAACCAAATTTTAGACTTGCTCAAGCAATTGAGCGTGGAAAAAAACATCGCCCTTTTATTCATTAGCCATGATTTAAAAGCGGTTAAACGATTGGCTGATAGGGTTTATGTGCTAAAAAAAGGCGAGATAGTAGAAACCAATTCCACCAAAGAGCTTTTTAATGACCCCAAGCACGAATATTCAAAACTCTTGATTCAGGCTTCAAATTTGCCCGCTAAAAACTTAAAAGCGCTAGACGAGACGCTTTTAGAGGTGAAGGATTTTAGCGTTTATTACTTGCAAAAACGCTTCTTTAGATCTTCTTTAAAAAAACCCCTTATCGCATCAGTGGATTTTTCCCTCAAAGCTAAAGAAAACATCGGCATCATTGGCGAAAGCGGGAGCGGGAAAAGCTCTTTAGCGTTAGGGCTTTTAAAACTCGCTTTAAATAGCGGGGAAGAAAAGATTTTAGGCCAAAGCGTGGGGCTTTTAAATTCTAAGGCGTTCAAACCCTACCGCAAGATCTTGCAAATGGTGTTTCAAGACCCTTACGCCTCATTAAACCCTCGCTTAAGCATTCAAAGTATTTTAATAGAAGCTTTGCGCTTTGCTTACCCTAAGGCTTCACAACAAGAATGGTACCATTTAGCTGAACTTTGTTTAGAAGAAGTGTGTTTAAACCCTGAATTGCTTGACTTTTACGCTTATGAGCTCAGCGGAGGGGAGCGCCAAAGAGTGGCGATCGCTAGAGCGATTGCCTTAAAACCTAAAATCATTCTTTTAGATGAGCCCACTTCCGCTTTGGATAAGAGCATTCAAAAAAGCGTGTTGGAATTATTGTTGAATTTACAAGAAAAGCAGGATTTGAGCTATTTGTTTATCAGCCATGATTTAGATGTGATCAAAGCTTTTTGCGATAGGGTGTTAGTGGTGAGTGAGGGGAAAATCGTAGAAACAGGCGCTATTGAAGAAGTGTTTGACAACCCTAAGCACGCTTATACCAAGCGTTTGTTGGAATCTAGGCTTTAA
- a CDS encoding DUF2393 domain-containing protein produces the protein MASLAFVQAFLESFKGFLSQATLISVLIASVLILFCAILLLLALLLRNRWASYITTAAFLGTFLSMPFVLNVLLTQAIYPIETRILHANPLSYSNAFSLQVGVKNISKFSLNKCVLRLEVLKNPHNFVEERAFKWFVKKSYEKIFKEKILPKESKVFSFFIDDYPYSKTAPYQVSSFCL, from the coding sequence ATGGCGTCTCTTGCCTTTGTTCAAGCTTTTTTAGAGTCTTTTAAGGGATTTTTAAGCCAAGCGACCTTAATTAGCGTTTTAATAGCGAGCGTTTTAATCCTTTTTTGCGCGATTTTGCTCCTTTTGGCTCTGCTTTTAAGAAACCGCTGGGCCAGTTATATAACAACAGCAGCTTTTTTGGGCACGTTTTTAAGCATGCCTTTTGTTTTGAACGTTTTACTCACTCAAGCGATTTACCCCATAGAAACGCGCATCTTGCACGCTAACCCTTTAAGTTATAGCAACGCCTTTTCTTTGCAAGTGGGAGTCAAAAATATTTCCAAATTCAGTCTAAACAAATGCGTTTTACGCCTAGAAGTCCTTAAAAACCCTCACAATTTTGTGGAAGAGCGAGCTTTTAAATGGTTTGTCAAAAAAAGCTATGAAAAAATTTTTAAAGAAAAGATTTTGCCCAAAGAATCCAAAGTCTTTTCATTCTTTATTGACGACTACCCTTATTCAAAAACAGCCCCTTATCAAGTTTCTTCGTTTTGTTTATAG